One region of Drosophila kikkawai strain 14028-0561.14 chromosome 2R, DkikHiC1v2, whole genome shotgun sequence genomic DNA includes:
- the LOC108077924 gene encoding uncharacterized protein isoform X3 has translation MAEALEWDKKAAARFFHCLRLEVRQKPADEAKVVLQDLLDTAHANSIEQMLEYFFDNFMRLLGTDCFLVLQEKCQDHKFLYRLIHKIQSMCQGDCGEATLASLQCSAQQWHAFAAIIAVLEEQDSSLVVSTLEKQLPQLQLMASDHGKRWLSWLRTLCLRLFQEDRVQVLCKTLEYFLAHLSIEQLVRLSLLSEFLVATNRSQLFDREADNCLRKVHLTRLVSEGNVQLFLEALVTLSWENVPLILWIRSFESKQVQRVPKELLIKLCLVVRAIGNNVLRDRAQVDVIFLFKNTIDAFSLRDYMVCMESLFNKADPYRDHDRLEEKIANCTDLQNHIDLFNRRSYDIFFHNTCRLNNIIEKLYNAFILEREYRHMNGFWRLALCSNNQKVITDFYRKFYNVDISLLQKEASPEKMLAQLMDRVDCQTSEEASFLKARCLDLFISNLDSWDQLEDLNFNPQELLKQGTENIVSTLARFLGSHGYRIMDEEVLPALIARVRYFDEMKNVLDYAYRNLTEKEFERFFTNQIIQKTLVCLPHLPNRKLSISLYLKLLLHGEPTRGLARIEASCAFYSYKDEDRNARIRRLTIENINEYGNTEIKAKVFKELLKINEKLSMEHPHYTENSEVHRQKMRIAYALIRMCHHSYDPVSSMGLLLPGNHCDDPLPLKTLLLPSDHLGINLMHEYLIGCSLKNIDSLLKSLPSYEPRQLESVLSIAHIFIIRNLRNIKKDKLSEMFTSLQPLTMGSCYEVRTLAQIILHRLALECELNS, from the exons AAGAAAAGTGTCAGGATCACAAATTTCTCTACCGTCTTATCCACAAGATCCAATCGATGTGTCAAGGAGACTGTGGCGAAGCCACACTAGCCTCCTTGCAGTGCAGTGCCCAGCAGTGGCACGCCTTTGCGGCCATCATAGCCGTCTTGGAGGAGCAGGACTCATCTCTGGTTGTGAGTACCCTCGAGAAGCAGCTTCCCCAGCTGCAGCTGATGGCCAGTGATCACGGCAAGCGTTGGCTCTCTTGGTTGCGCACCCTGTGCCTTAGACTCTTCCAGGAGGATAGAGTCCAAGTGCTGTGCAAAACTCTGGAATACTTTCTGGCCCATCTGAGCATAGAGCAGCTCGTCCGCTTAAGCCTGTTATCAGAGTTCCTTGTGGCCACCAACAGGAGCCAGTTGTTTGATCGCGAGGCTGACAACTGTCTCAGGAAGGTGCACCTGACGCGGCTTGTGTCAGAGGGAAATGTACAACTCTTTCTGGAAGCACTGGTGACACTTTCATGGGAGAACGTTCCTCTGATCCTCTGGATACGCAGTTTCGAGTCTAAACAAGTGCAGAGGGTTCCTAAGGAGTTGCTTATTAAGTTGTGTCTTGTTGTTAGGGCCATCGGTAACAATGTTCTTCGAGATAGAGCCCAGGTTGATGTCATCTTCTTGTTCaag AACACCATCGACGCTTTCTCTTTGAGGGATTATATGGTCTGTATGGAATCGTTATTCAATAAGGCAGATCCATATCGTGATCACGACCGATTAGAAGAAAAAATCGCCAACTGCACAGACCTTCAGAATCATATTGACTTGTTTAACCGGAGATCCTATGACATATTTTTCCACAATACTTGCAGATTGAATAACATTATTGAGAAGCTTTATAATGCTTTTATATTGGAAAGGGAATACAGACATATGAATGGTTTTTGGCGCCTTGCTCTTTGTAGTAATAACCAGAAAGTAATAACAGACTTTTACCGAAAGTTTTACAACGTGGACATATCGTTGCTTCAGAAGGAAGCGAGTCCCGAGAAGATGCTGGCGCAATTGATGGACCGAGTGGACTGCCAAACTAGCGAGGAGGCATCCTTTTTGAAGGCCCGATGCTTGGACCTCTTTATTTCGAACCTAGATTCATGGGACCAGTTGGAGGACCTAAACTTTAATCCCCAGGAACTATTGAAACAGGGCACTGAAAATATCGTGTCTACTTTAGCGAGATTCTTAGGATCTCATGGGTATCGAATAATGGACGAGGAGGTACTGCCCGCTCTGATTGCCCGTGTAAGATATTTTGATGAAAT gAAAAATGTTCTAGACTACGCTTATAGAAATTTAACAGAAAAGGAGTTTGAAAGGTTCTTTACTAATCAAATTATTCAGAAGACATTAGTTTGTTTACCCCATTTACCAAACAGAAAACTAAGTATATCTCTGTATCTAAAACTGCTGCTTCATGGAGAACCCACAAGAGGACTGGCACG CATTGAGGCTTCCTGTGCATTCTACTCTTATAAAGACGAAGACCGAAATGCTAGAATTAGACGACTGACTATTGAGAACATAAATGAGTACGGAAATACTGAAATTAAAGCTAAAGTTTTCAAAGAACTTCTGAAAATTAACGAAAAGCTGTCGATGGAGCATCCTCATTACACTGAAAACTCCGAGGTGCACAGGCAAAAAATGCGAATTGCTTATGCTTTGATTCGAATGTGCCACCATTCTTATGATCCGGTATCCTCGATGGGTTTGTTGTTGCCCGGCAACCATTGTGATGATCCGCTACCCTTGAAGACTTTATTGCTGCCCAGCGATCATCTAGGGATAAACCTAATGCACGAGTACTTGATAGGATGTTCTTTGAAAAACATCGATTCGTTGCTGAAATCATTACCAAGTTATGAGCCAAGGCAACTGGAGTCAGTTCTTTCCATTGCCCACATCTTCATCATcagaaatttaagaaatatcaAAAAAGACAAGCTATCGGAAATGTTCACCTCACTTCAACCGCTAACAATGGGATCCTGTTACGAAGTTCGAACTCTCGCGCAAATAATCCTGCACAGATTAGCGTTGGAGTGTGAACTAAATAG CTGA
- the LOC108077924 gene encoding uncharacterized protein isoform X1, with amino-acid sequence MAEALEWDKKAAARFFHCLRLEVRQKPADEAKVVLQDLLDTAHANSIEQMLEYFFDNFMRLLGTDCFLVLQEKCQDHKFLYRLIHKIQSMCQGDCGEATLASLQCSAQQWHAFAAIIAVLEEQDSSLVVSTLEKQLPQLQLMASDHGKRWLSWLRTLCLRLFQEDRVQVLCKTLEYFLAHLSIEQLVRLSLLSEFLVATNRSQLFDREADNCLRKVHLTRLVSEGNVQLFLEALVTLSWENVPLILWIRSFESKQVQRVPKELLIKLCLVVRAIGNNVLRDRAQVDVIFLFKNTIDAFSLRDYMVCMESLFNKADPYRDHDRLEEKIANCTDLQNHIDLFNRRSYDIFFHNTCRLNNIIEKLYNAFILEREYRHMNGFWRLALCSNNQKVITDFYRKFYNVDISLLQKEASPEKMLAQLMDRVDCQTSEEASFLKARCLDLFISNLDSWDQLEDLNFNPQELLKQGTENIVSTLARFLGSHGYRIMDEEVLPALIARVRYFDEMKNVLDYAYRNLTEKEFERFFTNQIIQKTLVCLPHLPNRKLSISLYLKLLLHGEPTRGLARIEASCAFYSYKDEDRNARIRRLTIENINEYGNTEIKAKVFKELLKINEKLSMEHPHYTENSEVHRQKMRIAYALIRMCHHSYDPVSSMGLLLPGNHCDDPLPLKTLLLPSDHLGINLMHEYLIGCSLKNIDSLLKSLPSYEPRQLESVLSIAHIFIIRNLRNIKKDKLSEMFTSLQPLTMGSCYEVRTLAQIILHRLALECELNSIHIPVAESLINLVEASLGKRLYELQSEPRLVLAEIPLYFRDHNSEVILDITSAPFDELHNPYGRIPQFVWNNIRNAREAFRARKLRSAGQFTASNKLSMKVPPNDDDFKVVASLLDEKTNFARLMVSCKRFSVDTLILDEESQLEEYDSCNLRIRRVKPASLVEFLLTKRTEGYEIHGCMGIEGISKVFRMSVADRVILVLGHKELGIPANVNEILENPVRIPKKNLFTRLFDKKL; translated from the exons AAGAAAAGTGTCAGGATCACAAATTTCTCTACCGTCTTATCCACAAGATCCAATCGATGTGTCAAGGAGACTGTGGCGAAGCCACACTAGCCTCCTTGCAGTGCAGTGCCCAGCAGTGGCACGCCTTTGCGGCCATCATAGCCGTCTTGGAGGAGCAGGACTCATCTCTGGTTGTGAGTACCCTCGAGAAGCAGCTTCCCCAGCTGCAGCTGATGGCCAGTGATCACGGCAAGCGTTGGCTCTCTTGGTTGCGCACCCTGTGCCTTAGACTCTTCCAGGAGGATAGAGTCCAAGTGCTGTGCAAAACTCTGGAATACTTTCTGGCCCATCTGAGCATAGAGCAGCTCGTCCGCTTAAGCCTGTTATCAGAGTTCCTTGTGGCCACCAACAGGAGCCAGTTGTTTGATCGCGAGGCTGACAACTGTCTCAGGAAGGTGCACCTGACGCGGCTTGTGTCAGAGGGAAATGTACAACTCTTTCTGGAAGCACTGGTGACACTTTCATGGGAGAACGTTCCTCTGATCCTCTGGATACGCAGTTTCGAGTCTAAACAAGTGCAGAGGGTTCCTAAGGAGTTGCTTATTAAGTTGTGTCTTGTTGTTAGGGCCATCGGTAACAATGTTCTTCGAGATAGAGCCCAGGTTGATGTCATCTTCTTGTTCaag AACACCATCGACGCTTTCTCTTTGAGGGATTATATGGTCTGTATGGAATCGTTATTCAATAAGGCAGATCCATATCGTGATCACGACCGATTAGAAGAAAAAATCGCCAACTGCACAGACCTTCAGAATCATATTGACTTGTTTAACCGGAGATCCTATGACATATTTTTCCACAATACTTGCAGATTGAATAACATTATTGAGAAGCTTTATAATGCTTTTATATTGGAAAGGGAATACAGACATATGAATGGTTTTTGGCGCCTTGCTCTTTGTAGTAATAACCAGAAAGTAATAACAGACTTTTACCGAAAGTTTTACAACGTGGACATATCGTTGCTTCAGAAGGAAGCGAGTCCCGAGAAGATGCTGGCGCAATTGATGGACCGAGTGGACTGCCAAACTAGCGAGGAGGCATCCTTTTTGAAGGCCCGATGCTTGGACCTCTTTATTTCGAACCTAGATTCATGGGACCAGTTGGAGGACCTAAACTTTAATCCCCAGGAACTATTGAAACAGGGCACTGAAAATATCGTGTCTACTTTAGCGAGATTCTTAGGATCTCATGGGTATCGAATAATGGACGAGGAGGTACTGCCCGCTCTGATTGCCCGTGTAAGATATTTTGATGAAAT gAAAAATGTTCTAGACTACGCTTATAGAAATTTAACAGAAAAGGAGTTTGAAAGGTTCTTTACTAATCAAATTATTCAGAAGACATTAGTTTGTTTACCCCATTTACCAAACAGAAAACTAAGTATATCTCTGTATCTAAAACTGCTGCTTCATGGAGAACCCACAAGAGGACTGGCACG CATTGAGGCTTCCTGTGCATTCTACTCTTATAAAGACGAAGACCGAAATGCTAGAATTAGACGACTGACTATTGAGAACATAAATGAGTACGGAAATACTGAAATTAAAGCTAAAGTTTTCAAAGAACTTCTGAAAATTAACGAAAAGCTGTCGATGGAGCATCCTCATTACACTGAAAACTCCGAGGTGCACAGGCAAAAAATGCGAATTGCTTATGCTTTGATTCGAATGTGCCACCATTCTTATGATCCGGTATCCTCGATGGGTTTGTTGTTGCCCGGCAACCATTGTGATGATCCGCTACCCTTGAAGACTTTATTGCTGCCCAGCGATCATCTAGGGATAAACCTAATGCACGAGTACTTGATAGGATGTTCTTTGAAAAACATCGATTCGTTGCTGAAATCATTACCAAGTTATGAGCCAAGGCAACTGGAGTCAGTTCTTTCCATTGCCCACATCTTCATCATcagaaatttaagaaatatcaAAAAAGACAAGCTATCGGAAATGTTCACCTCACTTCAACCGCTAACAATGGGATCCTGTTACGAAGTTCGAACTCTCGCGCAAATAATCCTGCACAGATTAGCGTTGGAGTGTGAACTAAATAG TATTCACATTCCAGTAGCTGAAAGCTTGATCAACTTGGTGGAGGCTTCATTGGGAAAAAGGCTTTATGAGCTTCAAAGCGAACCTCGACTCGTGCTCGCAGAAATACCTTTATATTTTCGGGATCACAATTCAGAAGTTATTCTGGATATAACAAGTGCGCCCTTCGATGAACTCCACAATCCTTATGGTCGTATTCCTCAGTTTGTATGGAATAATATTAGAAATGCTCGTGAGGCTTTTAGAGCCAGAAAATTGCGGTCAGCCGGGCAGTTTACAGCGTCTAATAAACTTTCCATGAAAGTTCCTCCAAATGATGATGATTTTAAAGTAGTGGCTTCCTTGCTTGATGAGAAAACGAATTTTGCAAGATTGATGGTATCCTGCAAAAGGTTTTCAGTGGATACTCTTATTTTGGACGAAGAATCACAGCTGGAAGAGTATGATTCTTGCAATTTGCG catCAGAAGAGTAAAACCCGCATCTCTTGTCGAGTTTCTTTTGACAAAGCGGACTGAGGGTTATGAAATCCATGGTTGTATGGGAATAGAAGGTATCTCTAAAGTTTTCCGCATGTCTGTCGCAGATCGGGTTATTCTGGTTCTGGG gCACAAGGAACTTGGAATACCAGCTAACGTCAATGAAATTCTAGAAAATCCTGTAAGAATTccaaaaaagaatttatttacgaggctttttgataaaaaattatag
- the LOC108077924 gene encoding uncharacterized protein isoform X2: MAEALEWDKKAAARFFHCLRLEVRQKPADEAKVVLQDLLDTAHANSIEQMLEYFFDNFMRLLGTDCFLVLQEKCQDHKFLYRLIHKIQSMCQGDCGEATLASLQCSAQQWHAFAAIIAVLEEQDSSLVVSTLEKQLPQLQLMASDHGKRWLSWLRTLCLRLFQEDRVQVLCKTLEYFLAHLSIEQLVRLSLLSEFLVATNRSQLFDREADNCLRKVHLTRLVSEGNVQLFLEALVTLSWENVPLILWIRSFESKQVQRVPKELLIKLCLVVRAIGNNVLRDRAQVDVIFLFKNTIDAFSLRDYMVCMESLFNKADPYRDHDRLEEKIANCTDLQNHIDLFNRRSYDIFFHNTCRLNNIIEKLYNAFILEREYRHMNGFWRLALCSNNQKVITDFYRKFYNVDISLLQKEASPEKMLAQLMDRVDCQTSEEASFLKARCLDLFISNLDSWDQLEDLNFNPQELLKQGTENIVSTLARFLGSHGYRIMDEEVLPALIARVRYFDEMKNVLDYAYRNLTEKEFERFFTNQIIQKTLVCLPHLPNRKLSISLYLKLLLHGEPTRGLARIEASCAFYSYKDEDRNARIRRLTIENINEYGNTEIKAKVFKELLKINEKLSMEHPHYTENSEVHRQKMRIAYALIRMCHHSYDPVSSMGLLLPGNHCDDPLPLKTLLLPSDHLGINLMHEYLIGCSLKNIDSLLKSLPSYEPRQLESVLSIAHIFIIRNLRNIKKDKLSEMFTSLQPLTMGSCYEVRTLAQIILHRLALECELNSFKVFTFQ, translated from the exons AAGAAAAGTGTCAGGATCACAAATTTCTCTACCGTCTTATCCACAAGATCCAATCGATGTGTCAAGGAGACTGTGGCGAAGCCACACTAGCCTCCTTGCAGTGCAGTGCCCAGCAGTGGCACGCCTTTGCGGCCATCATAGCCGTCTTGGAGGAGCAGGACTCATCTCTGGTTGTGAGTACCCTCGAGAAGCAGCTTCCCCAGCTGCAGCTGATGGCCAGTGATCACGGCAAGCGTTGGCTCTCTTGGTTGCGCACCCTGTGCCTTAGACTCTTCCAGGAGGATAGAGTCCAAGTGCTGTGCAAAACTCTGGAATACTTTCTGGCCCATCTGAGCATAGAGCAGCTCGTCCGCTTAAGCCTGTTATCAGAGTTCCTTGTGGCCACCAACAGGAGCCAGTTGTTTGATCGCGAGGCTGACAACTGTCTCAGGAAGGTGCACCTGACGCGGCTTGTGTCAGAGGGAAATGTACAACTCTTTCTGGAAGCACTGGTGACACTTTCATGGGAGAACGTTCCTCTGATCCTCTGGATACGCAGTTTCGAGTCTAAACAAGTGCAGAGGGTTCCTAAGGAGTTGCTTATTAAGTTGTGTCTTGTTGTTAGGGCCATCGGTAACAATGTTCTTCGAGATAGAGCCCAGGTTGATGTCATCTTCTTGTTCaag AACACCATCGACGCTTTCTCTTTGAGGGATTATATGGTCTGTATGGAATCGTTATTCAATAAGGCAGATCCATATCGTGATCACGACCGATTAGAAGAAAAAATCGCCAACTGCACAGACCTTCAGAATCATATTGACTTGTTTAACCGGAGATCCTATGACATATTTTTCCACAATACTTGCAGATTGAATAACATTATTGAGAAGCTTTATAATGCTTTTATATTGGAAAGGGAATACAGACATATGAATGGTTTTTGGCGCCTTGCTCTTTGTAGTAATAACCAGAAAGTAATAACAGACTTTTACCGAAAGTTTTACAACGTGGACATATCGTTGCTTCAGAAGGAAGCGAGTCCCGAGAAGATGCTGGCGCAATTGATGGACCGAGTGGACTGCCAAACTAGCGAGGAGGCATCCTTTTTGAAGGCCCGATGCTTGGACCTCTTTATTTCGAACCTAGATTCATGGGACCAGTTGGAGGACCTAAACTTTAATCCCCAGGAACTATTGAAACAGGGCACTGAAAATATCGTGTCTACTTTAGCGAGATTCTTAGGATCTCATGGGTATCGAATAATGGACGAGGAGGTACTGCCCGCTCTGATTGCCCGTGTAAGATATTTTGATGAAAT gAAAAATGTTCTAGACTACGCTTATAGAAATTTAACAGAAAAGGAGTTTGAAAGGTTCTTTACTAATCAAATTATTCAGAAGACATTAGTTTGTTTACCCCATTTACCAAACAGAAAACTAAGTATATCTCTGTATCTAAAACTGCTGCTTCATGGAGAACCCACAAGAGGACTGGCACG CATTGAGGCTTCCTGTGCATTCTACTCTTATAAAGACGAAGACCGAAATGCTAGAATTAGACGACTGACTATTGAGAACATAAATGAGTACGGAAATACTGAAATTAAAGCTAAAGTTTTCAAAGAACTTCTGAAAATTAACGAAAAGCTGTCGATGGAGCATCCTCATTACACTGAAAACTCCGAGGTGCACAGGCAAAAAATGCGAATTGCTTATGCTTTGATTCGAATGTGCCACCATTCTTATGATCCGGTATCCTCGATGGGTTTGTTGTTGCCCGGCAACCATTGTGATGATCCGCTACCCTTGAAGACTTTATTGCTGCCCAGCGATCATCTAGGGATAAACCTAATGCACGAGTACTTGATAGGATGTTCTTTGAAAAACATCGATTCGTTGCTGAAATCATTACCAAGTTATGAGCCAAGGCAACTGGAGTCAGTTCTTTCCATTGCCCACATCTTCATCATcagaaatttaagaaatatcaAAAAAGACAAGCTATCGGAAATGTTCACCTCACTTCAACCGCTAACAATGGGATCCTGTTACGAAGTTCGAACTCTCGCGCAAATAATCCTGCACAGATTAGCGTTGGAGTGTGAACTAAATAG TTTTAAAGTATTCACATTCCAGTAG